A part of Flavobacteriaceae bacterium GSB9 genomic DNA contains:
- a CDS encoding TonB-dependent receptor, which produces MKKKRNRAFFSKLSSTTKLYFLLPCVTALWVNTSHASISFEKTTSETGTVLKVKPTSTVQQTISGTVTDINGQPLLGASILEQGTSNGTQTDFDGNFSLTLKGSSSTIIVSYLGFVTQEIQVSNSQKLNIVLEEDAASLDEVVVVGYGSVKKRELTGSVASMKPEDFNEIAAPDAMQLIQGKVAGLSITRTNGGDPTQGFEIRLRGASSISASQEPLVVIDGIPGGNLNALAPEDIASMDILKDGSAAAIYGTRGTNGVILITTKKGKSGAAQVEFSSKYTVQSILNNLDVLNANQYRAMKSKIEATHPEVAASMIDYGYDTDWFDEITRSPLSHIQHLSLSGGSEETTYRLSLYYTDQQGVMLNSSMDELRGNLNLTHRTLNDRLKFNVQLGLSDRKENPVNYDAFRQATKRNPTEPVYNEDGSLFEIQGWQYENPVGQLLERTRDNSASYFFGNLGLELKITDWLKAGVIGGLQKRRYLNGYYEPSYSLPQETSGRTGTASRSAGMEETKTLEATIDVNKTFDAHVFNVTAGYSFQEFIAEGFDAENSNFITDDLLYNNIGSGTFLTSGNADMGSFKNKNRLVGFFSRIAYNYDGKYFLSASIRTEGSSKFGANNKWGTFPAISAAWDITKEDFFDSSTFDLLKIRIGYGVTGNQGIDPYLSLSRLSETGFFFYNGNFIPGYGPDSNPNPNLKWETKKETNIGLDWAAKNGRIGGTIDYYVRDTEDLLNLYDVPVPPNLYEQTMANVGSMRNSGLEITLNAVPVRTKDFNWNLDFNFDYRKNELLSLSNDYYSLEYRNVGAIGSPGVEAWTHRYYEGGSIGNIHGYIYEGLTDEGLWIFKDTDGVDGITIEDRTDIGNGIPDFYAGLTNAFKYKNWDMSFMFRGMFGHQIINHKRIFYENPSLLPLNILTSAMDTNLWDSPNFSSYYVENGDFVKLDNLTVGYNIPFKNTDLIKSGRIFVTGANLFVITGYKGIDPEGAIGGLTPGIDSRNDYPSTRTFTLGFNVKF; this is translated from the coding sequence ATGAAGAAAAAACGAAATAGAGCTTTTTTCAGCAAATTAAGTTCTACAACTAAACTATATTTTTTGTTGCCTTGTGTTACGGCACTTTGGGTGAATACAAGTCATGCAAGCATTAGTTTTGAGAAGACAACCAGTGAAACAGGTACAGTTTTAAAGGTGAAACCAACAAGTACGGTCCAACAAACTATTTCTGGTACAGTAACCGATATTAACGGACAACCGTTGTTGGGAGCCAGTATTTTGGAACAAGGAACATCTAATGGCACGCAAACCGATTTCGATGGTAATTTCTCCTTAACACTAAAAGGTTCTAGTAGTACCATAATAGTTTCTTATTTAGGGTTTGTAACACAGGAAATACAAGTTTCCAACTCACAAAAATTAAACATTGTCTTAGAAGAAGATGCTGCTAGCTTAGATGAGGTTGTAGTTGTTGGTTACGGTTCTGTTAAAAAGAGAGAATTAACAGGATCTGTAGCCTCAATGAAACCAGAAGATTTTAATGAAATAGCAGCTCCTGATGCCATGCAGCTTATACAAGGGAAAGTAGCTGGTTTGAGTATTACACGTACCAATGGCGGCGACCCAACACAAGGGTTTGAAATCCGTTTGCGAGGGGCTTCAAGTATAAGCGCTAGCCAAGAACCTCTTGTAGTAATCGATGGTATACCTGGAGGAAATTTAAATGCTTTAGCTCCTGAGGATATTGCTTCAATGGACATATTAAAAGATGGTTCGGCGGCAGCTATTTATGGAACGCGAGGAACTAATGGGGTTATTTTGATTACCACCAAAAAAGGAAAAAGTGGTGCAGCGCAGGTTGAGTTTTCATCAAAATATACGGTACAATCTATATTAAATAATTTAGATGTCCTAAATGCCAATCAGTATAGAGCGATGAAAAGTAAAATTGAAGCAACACATCCAGAAGTAGCAGCATCAATGATTGATTATGGTTATGACACAGATTGGTTTGATGAAATTACAAGATCGCCTCTAAGTCACATACAGCACTTGTCTTTAAGTGGAGGAAGTGAAGAAACCACATATCGCTTGTCTTTGTACTATACCGACCAGCAGGGTGTGATGTTAAACTCAAGTATGGATGAATTGCGTGGTAATTTAAACTTAACACACCGCACTTTAAACGACCGTTTAAAATTCAACGTGCAATTAGGACTTTCAGATAGAAAGGAAAATCCTGTTAATTACGATGCATTCAGACAAGCCACAAAAAGAAATCCAACAGAGCCTGTTTATAATGAAGATGGAAGCCTGTTCGAAATTCAAGGTTGGCAATACGAAAATCCGGTAGGTCAATTATTGGAGCGAACACGGGATAATAGTGCGTCATATTTTTTCGGAAATTTAGGTTTAGAGTTGAAGATAACCGATTGGTTAAAAGCAGGTGTAATTGGTGGACTTCAAAAAAGAAGGTACTTAAATGGCTATTACGAGCCAAGTTACTCGCTTCCACAAGAAACCAGTGGAAGAACAGGTACGGCAAGCCGTTCCGCAGGAATGGAAGAAACCAAAACTTTGGAAGCCACTATTGATGTCAATAAAACTTTTGATGCTCACGTATTCAATGTTACGGCAGGATATTCATTTCAGGAATTTATAGCCGAAGGGTTTGATGCAGAAAATTCAAACTTCATTACTGATGATTTGTTGTACAATAATATAGGTTCTGGAACCTTCTTAACTTCAGGTAATGCAGATATGGGGTCGTTTAAAAACAAAAATCGTTTGGTTGGATTCTTTAGTCGTATAGCGTACAACTACGATGGCAAGTATTTTTTATCTGCCAGTATCAGAACAGAAGGGTCTTCAAAGTTTGGAGCTAACAATAAGTGGGGAACATTTCCTGCAATTTCTGCTGCTTGGGACATTACCAAAGAAGACTTCTTTGATAGCTCAACCTTCGATTTACTTAAAATCCGTATAGGTTATGGTGTAACCGGTAATCAAGGTATAGACCCTTATTTGTCGTTGTCTAGATTATCAGAAACAGGATTTTTCTTCTATAACGGGAATTTTATACCAGGATATGGGCCAGACAGCAACCCGAATCCGAATTTAAAATGGGAAACCAAAAAAGAAACCAACATCGGTTTAGATTGGGCTGCCAAAAATGGAAGAATTGGTGGTACTATAGATTATTATGTTAGAGATACCGAAGATCTGCTTAACTTATACGATGTGCCTGTTCCTCCAAATTTATATGAACAAACAATGGCCAATGTTGGTTCTATGCGTAACTCAGGTTTAGAAATAACCCTTAATGCGGTACCAGTAAGAACTAAAGATTTTAACTGGAATCTAGATTTTAATTTTGATTATCGTAAAAATGAGCTATTGTCACTGTCAAACGACTACTATTCTTTAGAATACCGTAATGTTGGTGCAATAGGTTCTCCGGGTGTTGAGGCATGGACGCACCGCTATTATGAAGGTGGTTCAATTGGGAATATCCACGGGTATATTTATGAAGGTTTAACTGACGAGGGGCTTTGGATATTTAAGGATACCGATGGTGTAGATGGTATTACTATAGAAGATAGAACAGATATAGGTAACGGTATTCCTGATTTTTATGCAGGTTTAACGAACGCGTTTAAATACAAGAATTGGGATATGTCTTTTATGTTCCGTGGTATGTTTGGGCATCAAATTATTAACCATAAACGTATTTTTTACGAAAACCCAAGTTTGTTGCCTCTAAACATTTTAACCTCTGCAATGGATACAAACCTTTGGGATAGCCCTAATTTTTCAAGCTACTATGTTGAAAATGGAGATTTTGTAAAATTGGACAACCTTACCGTGGGTTATAACATACCATTTAAAAACACAGATTTAATTAAATCGGGTAGAATTTTTGTAACAGGAGCCAACTTATTTGTAATAACGGGCTATAAAGGGATAGACCCTGAGGGTGCTATCGGTGGATTAACACCAGGCATAGACTCTAGGAACGATTACCCGAGTACAAGAACTTTTACCTTAGGTTTCAACGTTAAATTTTAA
- a CDS encoding RagB/SusD family nutrient uptake outer membrane protein has protein sequence MKTKIIYLAIFAAFWSCSDFLEVDSETELSDNAFFETPEDFEKAINGAYAPLRDAYDKSAYVMGEMRSDNSYYDYNADNRGQNPPEFIADFVEQSSNENIQAKWDYNYFVISRANKILNEIDNVDFSEANVKDNITGQAHFLRALAYFDLVQFFGGVPLHLDPVTTLEGTALPITAPSSIYDQIIDDAQQAIATLPKKADQEPGRATLGAAKTLLGNVYVVLEKWPEARDVLKEVVDSEEYDLMPTYADAFNPNNKNNQESVFEIQYKEGPEGYNSDFIYQFMPQPITADEVAEITGLPDGVAQGLTVEGFNLPTPDLIASYEPGDPRLDATIQYIDLSASGKLTPYVNKYNHAHAQFQNTNDNWPVYRFSEVLLLLAEAMNESNSGDPLMYLNRVRARVDLDPITTTNTDELRDIILHERRVELAFENKRWLDLVRTGNAETVMKAFGANVIANPQEYYFPEGTGPIPSAYGTINTLFPLPSRETILNPNLN, from the coding sequence ATGAAAACAAAAATAATATATCTAGCAATCTTTGCAGCCTTTTGGTCTTGCAGTGACTTCCTTGAAGTAGATTCAGAAACCGAACTGAGTGACAACGCTTTTTTTGAAACTCCAGAAGATTTCGAAAAGGCCATAAATGGCGCTTATGCACCACTTAGGGATGCATACGATAAATCGGCCTACGTTATGGGTGAAATGCGGTCCGATAATTCTTATTACGACTATAATGCTGATAACCGTGGGCAAAATCCTCCGGAGTTTATAGCCGATTTTGTTGAGCAATCTTCAAACGAAAACATACAGGCAAAATGGGATTACAATTATTTCGTCATTTCTAGAGCAAATAAAATACTTAATGAGATAGATAATGTAGATTTTTCAGAAGCCAATGTAAAGGATAACATTACCGGTCAGGCTCATTTTTTAAGAGCACTTGCTTATTTTGATTTGGTTCAATTTTTTGGAGGTGTGCCTTTGCACTTAGACCCAGTAACTACTCTTGAAGGTACAGCTTTGCCCATTACAGCGCCGAGCTCGATTTATGATCAAATTATTGATGATGCCCAACAGGCTATAGCAACACTACCTAAAAAAGCAGATCAAGAGCCGGGTAGGGCTACTCTAGGTGCAGCGAAAACCCTATTGGGAAATGTTTATGTTGTGTTAGAGAAATGGCCAGAAGCTCGTGACGTATTGAAAGAAGTTGTAGACTCAGAAGAATATGATTTAATGCCTACTTATGCTGATGCTTTCAACCCGAATAATAAAAACAACCAAGAGTCGGTTTTTGAAATTCAATATAAGGAAGGGCCAGAAGGATATAACAGTGATTTTATTTATCAGTTTATGCCCCAGCCTATAACAGCCGATGAAGTTGCGGAAATCACCGGATTGCCAGATGGTGTAGCGCAAGGACTTACGGTTGAAGGGTTCAATTTGCCTACACCAGACCTTATAGCGAGTTATGAGCCTGGAGACCCAAGGTTAGATGCAACGATACAATATATAGACCTCTCGGCTTCTGGTAAGCTCACACCTTACGTAAACAAGTACAATCATGCGCACGCTCAATTTCAAAATACAAACGATAACTGGCCGGTATATCGCTTTTCTGAAGTATTACTGTTGTTGGCCGAAGCGATGAACGAATCTAATTCGGGCGATCCATTAATGTATTTGAATAGGGTAAGGGCGCGAGTAGACTTAGATCCTATAACAACGACGAATACAGACGAACTTCGTGATATTATTTTACACGAACGAAGAGTTGAATTGGCTTTTGAAAATAAAAGATGGCTGGATTTGGTACGTACAGGTAATGCCGAAACCGTAATGAAGGCTTTTGGTGCCAATGTTATAGCTAACCCACAAGAATATTATTTTCCTGAAGGTACAGGGCCTATTCCATCAGCCTATGGCACTATTAATACGTTATTTCCTTTGCCTTCAAGGGAAACTATTTTAAACCCAAATTTAAATTAA